Proteins encoded within one genomic window of Dyadobacter chenhuakuii:
- a CDS encoding 7-carboxy-7-deazaguanine synthase QueE, with protein MEAFYTLQGEGQHSGRAAYFIRLGGCEVGCHWCDVKESWNADLHPKYNINNIVDGALQYPGRLAVITGGEPLMYNLDELTGQLQDAGFKTNIETSGVYPFTGHWDWVCFSPKKFKTPHPDIYKNANELKAIIYNKSDFEFAESHAALVSDECTLLLQPEWSKHEVMLPLIIEYIKDNPKWKMSLQTHKYMNIP; from the coding sequence ATGGAGGCCTTTTACACCTTGCAGGGTGAAGGCCAGCATAGTGGTCGGGCTGCTTACTTTATCCGCCTAGGCGGCTGCGAAGTGGGCTGTCACTGGTGCGACGTGAAAGAATCCTGGAATGCGGACCTGCATCCGAAATATAACATTAACAACATTGTCGACGGCGCGTTGCAGTATCCCGGCCGCCTGGCTGTGATCACTGGAGGCGAACCTTTAATGTATAACCTCGACGAGCTGACGGGCCAGCTGCAAGACGCAGGTTTTAAAACCAACATTGAAACATCCGGCGTATATCCGTTCACAGGACATTGGGATTGGGTGTGTTTTTCTCCCAAAAAATTTAAAACACCACACCCCGACATTTATAAAAACGCCAACGAGCTCAAAGCGATCATTTACAACAAAAGTGATTTTGAATTTGCGGAGTCACATGCTGCACTTGTCTCCGACGAATGCACGCTGCTCTTACAGCCCGAATGGAGTAAGCATGAGGTGATGCTGCCTTTGATAATTGAATATATCAAAGACAATCCCAAATGGAAAATGTCGTTACAAACCCACAAGTATATGAACATTCCCTAA
- the mnmE gene encoding tRNA uridine-5-carboxymethylaminomethyl(34) synthesis GTPase MnmE, whose translation MNAMPIHQQEVICALATPSGVGAIAVIRVSGLGSISMVKSIFKGKNLEEAETHTVHFGTIQAAGEIIDEVLVTVFKTPRSFTKEDSIEISCHGSDYIIRQILKLLISKGARIAKPGEFTQRAFLNGQFDLVQAEAVADLIAADSQASHKTALNQLRGGFSKKLASLRTELIHFASLIELELDFGEEDVEFAQRDDLRRLIEALLSTIAPLIESFDFGNALKEGVPVAIIGSPNVGKSTLLNALLNEEKAIVTSIAGTTRDVIEDTIVLDGLKFRFIDTAGIRETTDLVESIGIERSKNAMEKADIVIFLFDSLETLEENQQLGALLPDGKQVLYVLNKIDIGEIAAESLGALQENVISISAKSQTGLSQLTNKLVSMVYGQSASDTVVTNLRHYEHLVKTHDALNDVLNGLETGVTGDFLAQDIRLSLFHLGEITGTIVTDDLLENIFSRFCIGK comes from the coding sequence ATGAATGCAATGCCAATCCACCAGCAAGAAGTTATTTGTGCGCTCGCAACTCCCTCAGGCGTAGGCGCTATTGCCGTGATCCGCGTCTCCGGGCTTGGGTCTATTTCCATGGTAAAATCCATTTTTAAGGGAAAAAACCTGGAAGAAGCCGAAACCCACACCGTACATTTCGGAACAATCCAGGCAGCCGGGGAAATCATCGACGAAGTCCTCGTGACCGTCTTCAAAACGCCCAGATCTTTTACCAAAGAAGATTCGATAGAGATTTCCTGTCACGGCTCCGACTACATTATCAGGCAAATATTGAAACTCCTCATTTCAAAAGGAGCAAGGATCGCCAAGCCCGGCGAGTTCACACAGCGCGCATTCCTGAACGGCCAATTTGACCTAGTCCAAGCCGAAGCCGTAGCTGATCTCATCGCAGCCGATTCGCAAGCCAGCCACAAAACCGCATTAAACCAGCTAAGAGGCGGCTTTTCCAAAAAACTCGCATCATTACGCACCGAACTCATCCACTTCGCATCCTTAATCGAGCTCGAACTTGATTTCGGTGAAGAAGACGTCGAATTCGCCCAGCGCGATGATCTGCGCCGCCTTATTGAAGCATTACTAAGCACAATTGCGCCTTTGATCGAGTCGTTCGATTTCGGTAATGCGTTAAAAGAAGGCGTCCCGGTGGCCATTATCGGCTCGCCCAATGTCGGCAAATCCACATTGCTGAATGCTTTACTAAACGAAGAAAAAGCCATCGTAACCAGCATCGCCGGCACGACCCGCGATGTCATCGAAGACACCATTGTCCTCGATGGCCTGAAATTCCGCTTCATCGACACCGCCGGCATCCGCGAAACCACCGACCTTGTGGAATCCATTGGCATTGAAAGATCGAAAAATGCGATGGAGAAGGCAGATATCGTGATCTTCCTTTTCGACAGTTTGGAAACCTTGGAGGAAAACCAGCAACTCGGGGCATTACTGCCCGACGGAAAACAGGTTTTGTATGTGTTGAACAAGATTGATATTGGAGAAATAGCGGCTGAAAGTTTAGGCGCGCTGCAAGAGAATGTTATTTCAATTTCTGCAAAATCCCAAACCGGACTATCTCAGCTGACCAATAAATTGGTTTCAATGGTTTACGGCCAATCGGCCAGCGATACTGTGGTAACGAATTTGCGTCACTACGAACATTTGGTGAAAACACATGATGCTTTGAATGATGTTTTGAATGGGTTGGAAACGGGGGTTACCGGGGATTTTCTGGCGCAGGATATTCGGTTGTCGCTGTTTCATTTGGGGGAGATTACTGGGACTATTGTTACGGATGACTTATTAGAAAACATCTTTTCCCGCTTCTGTATCGGCAAGTAG
- a CDS encoding nucleotidyltransferase substrate binding protein, with product MDEQDIRWKQRFENYKKALAKLGEAVHLDTQRALSELERQGVIQAFEFTHELAWKVMQDFFIYQGNSEIKGSRDATRQAFSVDLIMDGDNWMEMIKNRNLTSHTYNEEISEQIYKNIVGDFYPLFLAFQEKMESIIAKKE from the coding sequence ATGGACGAGCAGGATATTCGTTGGAAACAGCGGTTTGAAAATTATAAAAAAGCACTTGCGAAATTAGGTGAAGCTGTTCATCTGGATACGCAACGTGCGTTAAGTGAACTTGAAAGGCAAGGCGTTATACAGGCGTTTGAATTTACGCATGAATTGGCCTGGAAGGTGATGCAGGATTTTTTTATTTATCAGGGCAACTCGGAGATAAAAGGTTCGAGGGATGCAACACGCCAGGCATTTAGTGTTGATCTGATCATGGACGGCGATAACTGGATGGAAATGATCAAGAATAGAAATCTTACCAGCCATACTTATAACGAAGAAATATCCGAACAGATTTATAAAAACATTGTCGGTGATTTTTATCCTCTGTTTTTAGCATTTCAAGAAAAGATGGAATCCATAATAGCCAAAAAAGAATAA
- a CDS encoding nucleotidyltransferase domain-containing protein, whose translation MYGLSEKTIIAVQNVFRKYPNVEKVILYGSRAKGNFRNGSDIDLVLVGDKLTLTDQFRIETELDDLLLPYRIDLALYHQIENEDLVGHIDRMGMVFFENVTVKGA comes from the coding sequence ATGTACGGCCTGTCAGAAAAAACAATTATCGCAGTTCAAAATGTTTTCCGAAAGTATCCGAACGTAGAAAAAGTAATCCTCTACGGATCGCGCGCAAAAGGAAACTTCCGCAACGGCTCCGACATTGATTTAGTGCTAGTAGGAGACAAACTTACTTTAACTGATCAATTCAGAATTGAAACAGAACTGGATGATTTACTGCTTCCTTACAGGATAGATTTGGCACTTTACCATCAAATTGAGAATGAGGATCTTGTTGGTCATATTGATCGAATGGGGATGGTTTTTTTTGAAAATGTGACCGTCAAGGGAGCTTGA
- a CDS encoding ribonuclease inhibitor: MQLTIQGSSIQGIASFYTEINRLFMADEEWQIAESLDALDDLLYRGFGAAKGATALELIWLDMEISRLSLGYEETRRYYLEKLRPGSPFNKALFSEKLKALETSEGKTYFDLVMDVFASHPAVIVVPG, from the coding sequence ATGCAATTAACAATTCAGGGCAGCTCAATTCAGGGGATTGCGTCCTTTTATACGGAGATCAACCGGCTTTTTATGGCTGACGAAGAATGGCAAATTGCAGAAAGCCTGGATGCCCTGGATGATCTTCTATACCGAGGATTTGGAGCTGCCAAGGGCGCCACAGCATTAGAGCTCATCTGGCTGGATATGGAAATTAGTCGGCTATCGTTGGGTTATGAAGAAACCAGGCGGTATTACCTGGAAAAACTACGCCCCGGCTCACCTTTCAACAAAGCGCTGTTTTCAGAAAAATTAAAAGCGCTGGAAACCTCGGAAGGAAAGACTTATTTTGATTTGGTCATGGATGTATTTGCGAGCCATCCGGCGGTCATTGTTGTACCGGGCTGA
- a CDS encoding DMT family protein — MSKYISTIGLLVLSNVFMTLAWYGHLKFFNKDGGHSSTPLWTIILLSWGLAFFEYCFQVPANRIGSSETGGPFTLVQLKIIQEVITLIVFMIFSVTFFKNTQFTYNHLIGFALLVGAVYFIFKA, encoded by the coding sequence ATGAGCAAATACATTTCAACAATCGGACTTTTGGTCCTTTCTAATGTCTTCATGACACTGGCCTGGTATGGGCACCTCAAATTCTTCAATAAGGACGGTGGTCATAGCTCCACACCATTGTGGACGATCATACTTCTGAGCTGGGGCCTGGCATTTTTTGAATACTGCTTCCAGGTTCCGGCGAATCGCATCGGCTCTTCCGAAACCGGAGGCCCGTTTACATTGGTGCAGCTGAAAATTATTCAGGAGGTGATTACCCTGATCGTTTTTATGATCTTCTCGGTAACGTTTTTTAAAAATACGCAATTCACCTACAACCACCTGATCGGCTTCGCATTACTGGTGGGAGCGGTTTATTTTATTTTCAAGGCGTGA
- a CDS encoding TetR/AcrR family transcriptional regulator yields MAHSKINADIVVEKLMQVFRSIGYDGASLAELASATGLKKASLYHRFPDGKVGMANAVLDYGSEWTDEHIFSVLHASEPATERLNAVLDAISRLYDGGQSACILRAMSQGTAVDIFKDRVAGMMQQWIDAFAHLASDLGHDSNAAEKLGKSALIKIQGSLIVAQTLQQPSYFQEALNDIRRDFIR; encoded by the coding sequence ATGGCACATTCAAAAATTAACGCTGATATTGTTGTTGAAAAGCTGATGCAAGTATTCCGGTCGATAGGCTATGATGGGGCGAGTTTGGCCGAGTTGGCTTCTGCAACGGGGCTGAAAAAGGCAAGCTTATACCATCGGTTTCCGGACGGCAAGGTGGGTATGGCGAATGCTGTGCTTGATTATGGTTCCGAGTGGACGGATGAACATATATTCAGCGTCCTGCATGCATCCGAACCGGCCACGGAACGTCTGAATGCTGTGTTGGATGCTATTTCACGGCTTTATGATGGTGGTCAGTCGGCGTGCATTCTCCGGGCGATGTCACAGGGAACCGCCGTAGATATTTTTAAGGATCGGGTGGCTGGTATGATGCAGCAATGGATAGATGCATTTGCGCACCTTGCGTCGGACCTGGGCCATGATTCCAATGCTGCTGAAAAGCTAGGCAAATCAGCCCTCATTAAAATTCAGGGCTCGCTCATTGTAGCTCAGACTTTACAGCAACCATCGTATTTCCAGGAAGCACTTAATGACATTAGAAGAGATTTTATCAGATAG
- a CDS encoding pyridoxamine 5'-phosphate oxidase family protein — MARNYASVAFTPEVKALQERYGSRQAYAHMEQKATGTRLSDSESNFIQERDSFYIASIGENGFPYIQHRGGMKGFLHTIDPQTLAYADLRGNRQFITVGNAATNPKVSLILMDYARRARLKVYAEVEIVAINDRQDLADLVIPEGYENIAERIVLLHIVAFDWNCPKYITPRYAMEEINQMVAPMQERIKELESEVLRLKKQNELFTANSPH, encoded by the coding sequence ATGGCAAGGAACTATGCATCAGTGGCTTTCACTCCGGAAGTGAAGGCCCTGCAGGAACGCTACGGAAGCCGTCAGGCCTATGCGCACATGGAACAAAAAGCGACCGGGACCCGGCTTTCCGATAGCGAGAGCAACTTTATTCAGGAAAGGGATAGTTTCTATATAGCGAGCATTGGCGAAAATGGGTTTCCTTACATCCAGCACCGTGGAGGGATGAAAGGATTTCTTCACACAATTGATCCGCAAACACTTGCGTATGCCGACTTACGTGGCAACAGGCAGTTCATTACAGTAGGCAATGCTGCCACTAATCCCAAAGTTTCCCTGATATTAATGGATTACGCACGGCGGGCGCGATTGAAGGTATATGCCGAAGTCGAAATCGTAGCTATTAACGACCGCCAGGATCTGGCCGACCTGGTTATTCCGGAAGGCTATGAAAACATTGCCGAGCGGATTGTGCTGCTGCATATCGTAGCCTTTGATTGGAACTGTCCAAAGTATATTACTCCCCGTTATGCTATGGAAGAAATTAATCAGATGGTAGCGCCGATGCAGGAACGTATAAAGGAACTGGAATCGGAAGTCCTGCGGTTAAAGAAGCAAAATGAGCTATTTACTGCAAACTCACCACACTAG
- a CDS encoding winged helix-turn-helix transcriptional regulator — MKSTERRSSCPINYSVEIFGDKWMLLILRDIMFNGKNSFLEFRASAEKISSAVLTEKLNLLLEEGIVSKVTSPKNASKFLYLITDKGIELVPIMVEFLAWGSRHNPDGGPKPLLDRIKQSKKQAIAELQEKLRSERRLYELD; from the coding sequence ATGAAAAGCACAGAGAGAAGATCAAGCTGCCCCATCAATTATTCGGTGGAAATCTTTGGTGATAAATGGATGCTCCTAATCCTGAGGGACATCATGTTCAACGGCAAAAATTCTTTCCTGGAATTCCGGGCATCGGCTGAGAAAATATCTTCGGCCGTACTTACCGAAAAGTTGAACCTGCTATTGGAAGAAGGAATAGTTTCCAAAGTAACCTCACCCAAAAACGCGTCCAAATTCCTTTACCTGATCACCGACAAAGGAATCGAGCTCGTACCGATCATGGTAGAATTCCTCGCCTGGGGATCCCGTCACAACCCCGACGGCGGCCCAAAACCATTACTCGACCGGATCAAGCAAAGTAAAAAGCAAGCCATCGCAGAGCTGCAAGAAAAATTAAGAAGCGAGCGGCGCTTGTATGAGTTGGATTAG
- a CDS encoding SDR family oxidoreductase, with translation MDFTSKNVIITGGTTGIGLATAKAFISAGANVWITGRSAGNLQKASAEIQSPKLATVVADTSNLDGISVLERTFAETGSKLDVLFLNAGIGTFEPIAEVSEANFDAQFNTNVKGHFFTLQKLLPHLRDGASVLFTSSSAASAANIGSSVYAATKGALNKIAQTAANELAGRKIRVNIVSPGPIATPGLTSVVPEEAQGFLAGATALQRLGTPDEIARTVLFLASDAASFITGTEINVDGGYHSYALK, from the coding sequence ATGGACTTCACAAGTAAAAACGTCATTATCACTGGCGGAACAACAGGAATCGGACTGGCAACAGCAAAAGCATTCATCAGCGCAGGTGCAAACGTGTGGATCACGGGAAGAAGTGCCGGTAATCTGCAAAAAGCCAGCGCAGAAATACAGAGCCCAAAACTGGCCACTGTTGTAGCGGATACATCGAATCTCGACGGCATTTCGGTTTTGGAACGAACATTTGCGGAGACCGGCAGCAAGCTGGATGTCCTCTTCCTGAATGCGGGAATCGGAACATTCGAGCCGATTGCAGAGGTTAGCGAAGCGAATTTCGATGCACAGTTCAACACGAATGTGAAAGGGCATTTTTTCACATTACAAAAATTACTTCCCCATCTGAGGGACGGAGCGTCGGTATTGTTCACATCTTCGTCGGCAGCATCTGCTGCAAACATTGGAAGCAGCGTATATGCCGCCACCAAGGGAGCGCTAAACAAAATTGCCCAAACCGCGGCTAATGAACTGGCAGGGCGGAAAATACGCGTAAATATCGTTAGTCCGGGACCAATTGCAACCCCGGGGCTAACCAGCGTCGTGCCGGAAGAAGCACAGGGCTTTTTGGCTGGTGCTACCGCATTGCAAAGGCTCGGCACGCCTGATGAGATCGCCCGCACAGTGCTTTTTCTGGCTTCTGATGCAGCAAGTTTCATTACCGGAACGGAAATCAACGTGGATGGCGGTTATCATAGCTATGCACTGAAATAA
- a CDS encoding TonB-dependent receptor, producing MKVRLHSILFFFASVCSFQLAYAQSDSGVIRGTVMDNNNQPIPFASVVVKGTNIGTTANGDGSYRLGNLPKGNVSIRASFIGYTIQDKDITLDPGSDQSLDFELKESSSLLDEVIVSAGRRVESLAETPSSVTVVNAKEIGALSTISPNIANILAFSVPGLGASTNQTGNSGQTLRGRNLLVLIDGIPQSTPLRAGGRDIRSIDPSVIERVEVIKGATAIYGNGADGGLMNYITKTPKTDRKIGGYSQLSLTGNTRGDSTLGFRASQQLYGRVAKFDYVVSGMYEKTGVYRDPKGLVISPDYGLGETKIYNAFAKVGYNFNASQRIEAMYNYYSSNQHSAYVAKAGVYRESPAIGVWGTRKGIDEGTRYNHNANIQYTNKNVIGRTSLTANVYLKDFWTVYSNSESFFGSGQSAIISTKKGFRLNLNTPFTVSSKLSGDVTYGVDILNDKTEQNLVDGRSWVPRINMNNLAPYAQLTTQWFDYLNLKTGLRAENIKMDIADYATLATGPNGAGSINVTGGKLDYNAFVFNAGLRYSKHKRFNPFVSYSQSFSIFDLGRILRAANENTVAGLQTEPIIVNNYEVGFSSALGPLNVSAAYYYSTSKLGSNLLLVDGKYVAERLPERVWGYEFQVDYQVTNNFVLGGNYAFVEGKGDKDGDGNFNGTTDKYLNSNRITPVKIATYARYNKARFNADLNWLYVGKRDRFAPNEKGVYPIGEGPIESYNTFNLSLGYKITESLKADLGIENLLNTVYYPAIAQFYGTAIDYRRGNGRRFNLTVGYRF from the coding sequence ATGAAAGTAAGATTACACTCCATACTATTCTTTTTCGCCTCTGTTTGTTCCTTCCAGCTCGCTTATGCCCAATCTGATTCGGGAGTGATCCGGGGGACCGTGATGGATAATAATAACCAGCCTATCCCGTTCGCTTCTGTCGTTGTGAAAGGGACTAACATAGGCACCACTGCAAATGGTGACGGAAGTTACCGGCTTGGAAATTTGCCCAAAGGAAACGTTTCGATCAGAGCTTCTTTTATCGGATATACGATTCAGGATAAAGATATTACACTTGATCCGGGCTCGGACCAAAGCCTCGATTTTGAGCTAAAAGAAAGTTCTTCCCTGCTTGATGAAGTCATTGTATCCGCAGGACGCAGGGTGGAGTCGCTGGCAGAAACGCCGTCATCTGTAACGGTTGTGAACGCAAAGGAGATCGGAGCACTTTCTACCATAAGCCCCAACATTGCCAACATTCTGGCATTTTCGGTTCCGGGTTTAGGAGCTTCTACCAATCAGACTGGTAACTCGGGGCAAACATTGCGCGGTCGTAACCTGCTGGTGCTTATCGATGGCATACCGCAATCAACTCCTCTCAGGGCCGGAGGAAGGGATATCCGTTCCATTGACCCTTCGGTGATTGAGCGGGTAGAGGTGATTAAAGGTGCCACGGCAATTTATGGAAACGGTGCTGATGGTGGGTTGATGAACTACATTACGAAAACCCCAAAAACAGACCGAAAAATTGGCGGATACAGCCAGTTGAGCCTTACCGGAAACACCCGCGGAGACAGCACGCTGGGATTCCGGGCTTCACAGCAATTGTACGGGCGGGTGGCCAAGTTCGATTACGTCGTAAGCGGAATGTACGAAAAAACCGGCGTTTACCGGGATCCGAAAGGGTTAGTGATATCTCCTGATTATGGACTGGGCGAAACCAAAATATACAATGCATTTGCGAAGGTTGGTTACAATTTTAATGCTTCCCAGCGCATTGAGGCAATGTATAATTATTACAGCTCCAATCAGCATTCGGCTTATGTTGCCAAAGCCGGCGTTTACAGAGAGTCTCCCGCGATCGGCGTATGGGGAACGCGAAAAGGAATTGACGAGGGAACCCGCTACAACCACAATGCCAATATTCAGTATACCAACAAAAATGTTATTGGCCGGACTTCTCTGACTGCCAATGTGTATTTGAAGGATTTTTGGACGGTTTATTCCAATTCAGAATCATTTTTTGGCAGCGGACAATCTGCCATCATTTCCACGAAAAAAGGTTTCAGGCTTAACCTGAACACGCCTTTCACCGTTTCGTCCAAACTGTCGGGAGACGTCACTTATGGTGTGGATATATTGAATGATAAAACTGAGCAAAATCTGGTTGACGGCCGCTCCTGGGTGCCGCGCATTAATATGAACAACCTGGCGCCCTATGCCCAGCTCACGACGCAATGGTTTGATTACCTGAACTTGAAAACAGGCTTGCGTGCTGAAAACATCAAAATGGACATTGCCGATTACGCCACGCTGGCCACAGGTCCCAATGGTGCCGGAAGTATTAATGTAACAGGTGGAAAGCTGGATTACAATGCGTTTGTATTCAATGCAGGGCTTCGGTATTCAAAGCATAAGCGCTTCAACCCATTCGTCAGCTATTCACAATCGTTCTCGATTTTTGATCTGGGCAGAATATTAAGGGCTGCGAACGAAAATACGGTGGCCGGTCTGCAAACCGAGCCGATCATTGTGAACAATTATGAAGTCGGTTTCAGCAGTGCATTGGGGCCATTGAATGTGTCGGCTGCCTATTATTACAGCACATCGAAACTGGGTTCCAATTTACTGCTGGTAGATGGTAAATACGTAGCAGAGCGATTGCCCGAGCGCGTTTGGGGTTACGAATTCCAGGTGGATTATCAGGTGACCAACAACTTCGTTCTGGGAGGAAACTATGCTTTCGTGGAGGGTAAAGGGGATAAGGACGGCGACGGCAATTTCAACGGCACAACCGATAAATATCTGAACTCGAACCGCATTACACCCGTGAAAATTGCGACTTACGCCAGGTACAACAAAGCCCGTTTCAATGCAGATCTGAACTGGTTATATGTAGGTAAGCGGGACCGCTTTGCTCCCAACGAAAAAGGCGTTTATCCAATCGGCGAGGGGCCCATCGAATCTTATAATACATTTAATTTGTCTTTGGGATACAAAATTACGGAAAGCCTGAAAGCTGATTTGGGTATTGAAAACTTGCTTAATACCGTTTATTACCCGGCTATCGCCCAGTTTTACGGCACAGCCATTGATTACCGGAGAGGAAACGGGCGCAGATTTAACCTTACAGTAGGATACCGGTTTTAG
- a CDS encoding PepSY-associated TM helix domain-containing protein, translating to MKFKKVVSFLHLWLGLVSGLFVFLIAVSGCLYVFADELKPIVYRERLFVTPENKEKLPLTQLLSIAQNTLGKDKIITRIEMANAPDRSVTFRSQKNNPEGLTHWDYFEYYYRVYINPYSGKVIYVEDSKNEFFQLVLALHMRMLFGEKVGHYVVGYSVLSFVIILISGFILWFPKKWTVKSIKNHFTVKWSAKWKRLNYDLHQILGLYAFIILLLTSLTGLVWAFDWMQDSVRFVANGGKNIEKPALLVSDTLQPQAVSGLDKAFTVTAAGYPDAYAYLVLLPAKATSTINTLVYKKDWNRFDRLLIVYDRYSGRMLSNTSFQDLNNGDKAYQLNFDLHTGAYMGLFGKILSFLAALACSILPVTGFYIWWNKKKKKKSPLQVQLADRS from the coding sequence ATGAAATTTAAAAAAGTGGTCAGCTTTTTACACCTTTGGCTCGGACTTGTGTCCGGGCTTTTTGTGTTTTTGATTGCTGTCAGCGGCTGCCTCTATGTTTTTGCCGACGAGCTCAAACCCATCGTTTACCGGGAGCGTCTTTTTGTTACCCCGGAAAATAAAGAAAAGCTCCCTTTGACCCAACTGCTGAGCATTGCCCAAAATACGCTCGGGAAGGACAAAATCATCACGCGGATCGAAATGGCCAACGCGCCCGACCGATCGGTAACATTCCGGTCACAAAAGAATAATCCCGAAGGATTGACGCACTGGGACTATTTCGAATATTATTACCGGGTATATATCAACCCTTATTCAGGGAAAGTTATTTATGTGGAAGACTCAAAAAACGAATTTTTTCAGCTCGTACTGGCATTGCACATGCGAATGTTATTTGGTGAAAAAGTAGGGCATTACGTGGTCGGATATTCGGTGTTGAGCTTTGTAATTATATTGATTTCCGGCTTTATTCTCTGGTTTCCCAAGAAATGGACAGTCAAAAGCATCAAGAACCATTTCACTGTTAAATGGAGCGCAAAATGGAAAAGACTAAATTACGACCTGCACCAGATCCTTGGACTTTATGCATTCATTATTCTGTTACTAACGTCCCTGACAGGCCTCGTCTGGGCATTTGACTGGATGCAGGATTCTGTGCGTTTTGTAGCGAATGGCGGGAAAAATATAGAAAAGCCCGCCCTTCTGGTTTCAGATACATTGCAGCCGCAAGCTGTTTCCGGGTTGGATAAGGCATTCACAGTGACCGCCGCTGGCTACCCGGATGCATATGCTTATCTGGTATTATTACCTGCCAAAGCCACGTCTACGATTAATACACTGGTCTATAAAAAAGACTGGAACCGCTTCGACCGCCTGCTGATCGTATATGACCGTTATTCTGGCAGAATGCTTTCCAACACCTCCTTTCAGGATCTGAATAACGGCGACAAGGCCTATCAGTTAAATTTCGACTTGCACACCGGCGCATACATGGGTTTATTTGGTAAAATCCTATCATTCCTCGCCGCCCTGGCCTGCTCCATATTACCCGTCACCGGCTTTTACATCTGGTGGAACAAAAAGAAAAAGAAGAAGTCACCACTGCAAGTACAATTGGCGGATCGGTCGTAG